The proteins below come from a single Oncorhynchus tshawytscha isolate Ot180627B linkage group LG22, Otsh_v2.0, whole genome shotgun sequence genomic window:
- the mdfic2 gene encoding myoD family inhibitor domain-containing protein 2, whose product MSSNKIVVSGVRRLSTISEHDPDKVDTDLSSQDPMGGREWGGSSFSLCSNKHINNSSDHFSSFESHQPDTGDDCAAILLACLYCRFYDIVVMVPDTCERAVSRCFPSFKYLNASREQERASGWCNCSVELDCSCCNSCQEGAELLELAMEISEVCYR is encoded by the exons ATGAGCAGCAACAAGATTGTGGTGAGTGGAGTGCGGAGGCTGAGCACCATCTCTGAGCACGACCCAGACAAGGTAGATACTGACCTCAGCTCTCAGGATCCCATGGGAGGCCGGGAGTGGGGCGGATCCAGTTTCTCACTGTGTTCCAACAAGCACATCAACAACAGTAGCGATCACTTCTCCTCCTTCGAATCCCATCAGCCTGACACCGGGG ATGATTGTGCTGCCATTCTGCTGGCCTGCCTCTACTGCCGGTTCTATGACATCGTAGTCATGGTGCCAGACACATGTGAGAGAGCTGTAAGCCGCTGTTTCCCCTCGTTCAAATACCTCAACGCGTCCAGGGAGCAGGAGCGGGCCAGTGGCTGGTGCAACTGCAGTGTAGAACTGGACTGCAGCTGCTGCAACTCCTGTCAAGAGGGAGCCGAGTTACTGGAACTCGCCATGGAGATCTCTGAAGTCTGCTACCGATGA